The Streptomyces avermitilis MA-4680 = NBRC 14893 genome contains a region encoding:
- a CDS encoding FABP family protein, protein MIEIPSDLHKDLVPLAFLLGNWAGAGVHDFPGSEKCNFGQEVSFTHDGRDFLEYHSHTWVLDADGNKVRPLETESGFWRVDAARKVEAVMTRDDGVVEIWYGELAAKKPQIDLVTDAVARTAAAGPYSGGKRLYGYVKSDLMWVGEKQTPEVELRPYMSAHLKKVVTPEDVERWAKALPDDMPDDGIAFFK, encoded by the coding sequence ATGATCGAGATCCCGTCCGACCTCCACAAGGACCTCGTCCCCCTTGCCTTCCTGCTGGGCAACTGGGCCGGCGCCGGCGTTCACGACTTCCCCGGCTCCGAGAAGTGCAACTTCGGGCAGGAGGTCAGCTTCACCCACGACGGCCGCGACTTCCTGGAGTACCACTCGCACACCTGGGTGCTCGACGCCGACGGGAACAAGGTCAGGCCGCTGGAGACCGAGTCCGGGTTCTGGCGCGTCGATGCCGCCCGCAAGGTCGAGGCCGTCATGACCCGCGACGACGGCGTCGTCGAGATCTGGTACGGCGAGCTGGCCGCCAAGAAGCCGCAGATCGACCTGGTCACGGACGCGGTCGCGCGCACGGCGGCCGCCGGTCCGTACAGCGGCGGCAAGCGCCTGTACGGCTACGTGAAGAGCGACCTCATGTGGGTCGGCGAGAAGCAGACCCCCGAGGTCGAGCTGCGCCCCTACATGTCGGCGCACCTGAAGAAGGTCGTCACCCCGGAGGACGTCGAGCGCTGGGCGAAGGCCCTGCCGGACGACATGCCGGACGACGGCATCGCCTTCTTCAAGTAG
- a CDS encoding Fur family transcriptional regulator has translation MVSTDWKNDLRQRGYRLTPQRQLVLEAVDKLEHATPDDILVEVRKTASGVNISTVYRTLELLEELGLVSHAHLGHGAPTYHLADRHHHIHLVCRDCTNVIEADIGVAAEFTAKLRETFGFDTDMKHFAIFGRCQNCALKSSTTKS, from the coding sequence GTGGTGAGCACCGACTGGAAGAACGATCTGCGGCAGCGCGGCTACCGGCTGACCCCGCAGCGGCAACTTGTGCTCGAAGCCGTGGACAAGCTGGAGCACGCGACCCCCGACGACATCCTCGTGGAAGTGAGGAAGACCGCGTCGGGGGTCAACATTTCCACCGTCTACCGGACCCTCGAGCTCCTGGAGGAGCTGGGGCTGGTCAGCCACGCGCACCTCGGGCACGGCGCGCCCACGTACCACCTCGCCGATCGCCACCATCACATCCACCTCGTGTGCCGGGACTGCACGAACGTCATCGAGGCCGACATCGGGGTGGCCGCCGAGTTCACCGCGAAGCTGCGGGAGACCTTCGGTTTCGACACGGACATGAAGCACTTCGCGATCTTCGGCCGGTGCCAGAACTGCGCACTCAAGAGTTCAACTACCAAGTCGTAG